One region of Rhodocaloribacter litoris genomic DNA includes:
- a CDS encoding Glu/Leu/Phe/Val family dehydrogenase, producing MVHESFLEQVDRMFDKAAAHTPHPPGLLKQIKVCNSVYHMTFPLKRDDGSIETIQAYRAEHSHHKLPVKGGIRYAPSVNEDEVMALAALMTYKCAIVNVPFGGAKGGVMIDRRQYSEAEIERVTRRYTYELIRKNFIGPGVDVPAPDYGTGPREMAWILDTYNTIANDKLDALACVTGKPVGQGGIRGRTEATGRGVFFGIREACRFAGDMEALGLEPGLEGKKIVVQGLGNVGYHAAKFVQEGGAVLVGLAEYEGAIYNPGGLDVDAVMAHRRETGSILDYPGAENLPRSADALELPCDILIPAALEGQITRENARNIQAKIIAEAANGPVTADADTILLERGVFIIPDVYLNAGGVTVSYFEWLRNLSHVRFGRMSRRFEESMHQQLLRAVEEATGKKFSPETVARIAHGASEEDLVNSGLEETMIEAYNEIREIARRHDVDLRTAAFINAINKVAVSYLEMGIFP from the coding sequence ATGGTCCACGAGAGTTTTCTGGAACAGGTAGACCGGATGTTCGACAAGGCGGCGGCCCACACCCCGCATCCGCCCGGCCTGTTGAAGCAGATCAAAGTCTGCAACAGCGTCTACCACATGACCTTTCCGTTGAAGCGGGACGACGGCTCGATCGAGACGATCCAGGCGTATCGTGCCGAGCACAGCCACCACAAGCTGCCGGTCAAGGGCGGGATCCGGTATGCGCCTTCGGTCAACGAAGACGAGGTGATGGCGCTGGCGGCGCTGATGACCTACAAATGCGCGATCGTCAACGTGCCGTTCGGGGGGGCGAAAGGCGGTGTCATGATCGACCGGCGCCAGTACTCTGAGGCCGAGATCGAGCGGGTGACGCGCCGTTACACCTACGAGCTGATCCGGAAGAACTTCATCGGTCCGGGCGTGGACGTGCCGGCGCCGGATTATGGCACGGGACCGCGCGAGATGGCCTGGATCCTGGACACGTACAACACCATCGCCAACGACAAACTCGACGCGCTGGCCTGCGTGACGGGCAAGCCCGTCGGGCAGGGCGGCATCCGGGGACGCACCGAGGCCACCGGGCGGGGGGTCTTCTTCGGCATCCGCGAGGCGTGCCGCTTCGCCGGGGACATGGAGGCGCTGGGCCTCGAACCCGGCCTCGAAGGCAAGAAGATCGTGGTGCAGGGGCTGGGCAATGTGGGGTATCACGCGGCCAAATTCGTGCAGGAAGGGGGCGCCGTCCTCGTCGGCCTGGCCGAGTACGAGGGAGCCATCTACAACCCCGGCGGCCTCGACGTCGACGCCGTGATGGCCCACCGCAGGGAAACCGGCTCGATCCTCGACTATCCCGGCGCGGAAAATCTCCCGCGCAGCGCCGATGCCCTCGAACTGCCGTGCGACATCCTGATCCCGGCCGCTCTCGAAGGGCAGATCACCCGCGAGAACGCCCGGAACATCCAGGCGAAGATCATTGCGGAGGCGGCCAACGGTCCGGTCACCGCCGATGCCGACACGATCCTGCTCGAACGCGGCGTCTTCATCATCCCCGATGTGTACCTGAACGCCGGCGGCGTGACGGTGTCTTATTTCGAGTGGCTGCGCAACCTCTCGCACGTGCGCTTCGGGCGGATGAGCCGCCGCTTCGAGGAGAGCATGCACCAGCAGCTCTTGCGGGCCGTCGAGGAGGCGACGGGGAAGAAGTTCTCGCCGGAGACCGTTGCCCGGATCGCCCACGGGGCCTCCGAAGAGGACCTGGTCAATTCGGGGCTGGAGGAGACGATGATCGAGGCCTACAACGAGATCCGCGAGATCGCTCGACGGCACGACGTGGACCTGCGCACGGCCGCGTTCATCAACGCCATCAACAAGGTGGCCGTCTCGTACCTGGAGATGGGTATTTTCCCTTGA
- a CDS encoding threonine synthase, translating into MNLCPEDGRPVEVVLDLERLRAEQPGTAWLRPERRDLWRFGALLPLDVADPDDARHIVALGEGGTPVYDWDDHPLARQVGFRLQVKDEGAPGHNPTRSFKDRGMAMVVSMARRLRLRKLVVPTQGNAGDALAAYGVAAGLEVAVVLPGDTDPPIRERVAALARRHPNVHLETVPGTIREAGVRVQEQYLPRGFFNVATFREPGWRIEGKKTMGLELAEPPPGETTWSLPDVIVYPTGGGTGILGMWKAFDELEALGLIDARRPRIVAVQSAGTAPVVAAFRAGAADVTPVEPGRTVATGLNVAGSVGHFRVLEILRQSGGAAVAVAEEDLLAALRTVVRAKGWRICPEGAACLAALEPLVAEGVIGPGNRVVVFNTASLDKYRPEVQAMAS; encoded by the coding sequence ATGAACCTCTGCCCGGAGGACGGGCGGCCCGTCGAGGTCGTGCTCGACCTGGAGCGGCTGCGGGCCGAGCAGCCCGGCACGGCATGGCTGCGGCCGGAGCGGCGCGACCTGTGGCGCTTCGGGGCGCTGCTTCCCCTCGACGTGGCGGACCCGGACGACGCCCGGCACATCGTCGCCCTCGGGGAGGGCGGCACGCCGGTCTATGACTGGGACGACCACCCGCTGGCCCGGCAGGTGGGCTTCCGGCTGCAGGTCAAGGACGAGGGCGCCCCGGGCCACAACCCGACCCGCAGCTTCAAGGACCGCGGCATGGCGATGGTCGTCTCGATGGCCCGGCGGCTGAGATTACGGAAGCTCGTGGTGCCCACGCAGGGCAACGCCGGCGATGCGCTGGCCGCCTACGGCGTGGCGGCAGGGCTGGAGGTGGCCGTCGTGCTGCCCGGGGACACCGACCCGCCGATCCGGGAACGGGTCGCCGCCCTGGCCCGGCGGCACCCGAACGTGCACCTCGAGACGGTGCCGGGCACCATCCGGGAGGCCGGGGTACGCGTGCAGGAGCAATACCTGCCCCGGGGGTTCTTCAACGTCGCCACGTTCCGGGAGCCGGGCTGGCGCATCGAGGGGAAGAAGACGATGGGGCTCGAACTGGCCGAGCCGCCGCCGGGCGAGACGACGTGGTCGCTGCCGGACGTGATCGTCTACCCCACGGGCGGCGGCACGGGCATCCTGGGCATGTGGAAGGCGTTCGACGAGCTGGAAGCGCTGGGGCTGATCGACGCGCGGCGGCCCCGCATCGTGGCGGTGCAGAGTGCCGGTACCGCGCCCGTCGTGGCGGCCTTTCGGGCCGGCGCGGCCGACGTGACCCCGGTGGAGCCGGGCCGGACCGTCGCCACGGGGCTCAACGTGGCCGGCAGCGTGGGGCACTTCCGCGTGCTCGAGATCCTCCGGCAGAGCGGCGGCGCGGCCGTCGCCGTGGCCGAGGAGGACCTGCTGGCTGCCCTGCGCACGGTGGTGCGGGCGAAAGGATGGCGCATCTGCCCGGAAGGCGCCGCGTGCCTGGCGGCTCTCGAACCCCTGGTTGCGGAGGGCGTCATCGGGCCCGGCAACCGGGTCGTCGTCTTCAACACGGCCTCGCTCGACAAGTACCGGCCGGAGGTGCAGGCGATGGCGTCCTGA
- a CDS encoding IS4 family transposase: protein MDTEAIPDLPEVDELSTWLVHELHDMALGDKRLDRRLLDTGAKLAARPSVSINQACADWADTKAAYRLFDNAKTTAEKIRAPHYRRTRERAQGHKRLFAIQDTTYLNYTHHPSTKGLGPIGTAQQNLSGIVMHTSLLMTEQGLPLGLAGQAIWVRPPTMHQRTADERRKLPIEEKESSKWLQALQQTQAVVPPEAQLITIGDSESDLFELFHQARTLETDLLVRAAQNRSVCAPEVGRLWEVMGRQAACGQLQVLVPARKGKPKRQASVTVRFAPVSLKAPRHLRKKMGDMPLYAVLVQEEAPPAEDPPLCWLLLSTVPVHRFADAVERIRWYGLRWQIEVYHKVLKSGCRVEKAQLASVERLMPYLALFSIIAWRLFWMTLVARHAPDVPCTLVLAEHEWRALYAFHHKTQQVPARPPTVGQVVLWIARLGGFLARKSDGPPGVTVLWRGWQRLTDIASAWLVFHPS from the coding sequence ATGGATACGGAAGCAATCCCAGACCTCCCTGAGGTCGATGAACTCTCCACCTGGCTTGTGCATGAATTGCACGACATGGCGCTGGGCGACAAGCGCCTGGACCGGCGACTGCTCGACACCGGCGCCAAACTGGCGGCCAGGCCTTCGGTGTCGATCAATCAGGCCTGTGCGGATTGGGCCGACACCAAGGCCGCCTACCGGCTCTTCGACAATGCCAAAACGACCGCCGAGAAGATCCGGGCGCCCCATTATCGCCGTACGCGGGAGCGGGCCCAGGGGCACAAACGGCTCTTTGCCATTCAGGATACGACCTACCTGAACTATACCCATCATCCCAGTACAAAGGGGCTCGGACCCATCGGCACCGCGCAGCAGAACCTGTCCGGCATAGTCATGCACACCAGCCTGCTCATGACCGAGCAGGGCCTTCCGCTCGGATTGGCCGGTCAGGCCATCTGGGTGCGCCCCCCCACGATGCACCAGCGCACCGCAGACGAACGACGCAAGCTGCCCATCGAAGAGAAGGAAAGTTCCAAGTGGCTCCAGGCCCTGCAACAGACCCAGGCCGTCGTTCCCCCCGAGGCCCAGCTCATCACCATCGGCGACAGCGAGTCCGACCTTTTTGAGCTTTTTCACCAGGCCCGCACCCTGGAGACCGACCTGCTGGTGCGAGCCGCCCAGAACCGCTCCGTCTGTGCACCCGAAGTGGGGCGGCTCTGGGAGGTGATGGGCCGGCAAGCGGCGTGCGGGCAGTTGCAGGTGCTCGTCCCCGCCCGCAAAGGGAAGCCGAAACGCCAGGCCTCGGTCACGGTGCGCTTTGCGCCTGTGAGCTTGAAAGCCCCTCGGCACCTGCGCAAAAAGATGGGCGATATGCCGCTCTATGCGGTGCTGGTGCAAGAGGAGGCCCCGCCCGCGGAGGACCCGCCTTTGTGCTGGCTTCTTTTGAGCACGGTGCCGGTGCATCGTTTTGCCGACGCCGTGGAGCGGATCCGGTGGTACGGCCTGCGCTGGCAGATTGAGGTCTATCACAAGGTGCTCAAATCGGGATGCCGTGTGGAAAAAGCCCAGTTGGCCAGCGTGGAGCGTCTGATGCCCTATCTGGCCCTGTTCAGCATCATAGCCTGGCGTCTTTTCTGGATGACCCTGGTGGCCCGTCATGCGCCTGATGTGCCCTGCACGCTGGTGCTGGCCGAGCATGAGTGGCGGGCTCTGTATGCCTTCCACCACAAGACGCAGCAGGTGCCTGCCCGGCCGCCCACGGTGGGCCAGGTGGTCCTGTGGATCGCCCGGCTGGGCGGCTTTCTGGCTCGCAAAAGCGATGGGCCTCCGGGTGTCACTGTGCTCTGGCGCGGCTGGCAACGTCTCACCGATATCGCCTCCGCCTGGCTCGTCTTTCACCCCTCCTGA
- a CDS encoding transporter produces the protein MSHRSLRFALFLPAFMLPALSSFAQEAPLSTDRPGFGDGSAVMAPGRIQIEGGYGYSEDGPVVFHALGQALVRIGVLPRVELRLGLNSFLIWDAADRSRSGFEDSMIGAKVGLLEGDGVPLGRPSLTLIVLTSLPTGDDRLSADALQPEAKLAADWPLTDVLGLSANAGVASVANGADSREAQYTLTLPLGAGLPSVPGLGVYAGYRLQALPGLDTSRHDLEGGATYLLDPNTQLDVNFGAGVHPAGNDTFFVGLGVARRL, from the coding sequence ATGTCACATCGCTCGCTCCGGTTCGCGTTGTTCCTGCCGGCCTTCATGCTCCCGGCCCTGTCTTCGTTTGCCCAGGAGGCCCCGCTCTCGACCGACCGCCCTGGCTTCGGCGACGGCTCGGCGGTGATGGCGCCGGGCCGCATCCAGATCGAGGGCGGGTACGGCTACTCGGAAGACGGCCCGGTCGTTTTCCATGCCCTCGGGCAGGCGCTCGTGCGCATCGGCGTGCTGCCGCGTGTCGAGCTGCGCCTGGGCCTCAACTCGTTCCTGATCTGGGACGCGGCCGACCGGTCGCGCTCGGGCTTCGAGGACAGCATGATCGGGGCAAAGGTGGGCCTGCTCGAAGGCGACGGCGTGCCGCTGGGCCGACCGAGCCTGACGCTGATCGTGCTGACGAGCCTTCCCACGGGCGACGACCGCCTGAGCGCCGATGCCCTCCAGCCCGAGGCCAAGCTCGCCGCCGACTGGCCGCTGACGGACGTGCTCGGCCTCTCCGCCAACGCCGGCGTCGCCAGCGTTGCCAACGGCGCGGACAGCCGCGAGGCCCAGTACACCCTGACGCTCCCGCTCGGCGCCGGCCTGCCCTCCGTACCCGGCCTGGGCGTCTACGCCGGCTACCGCCTGCAGGCCCTCCCCGGCCTGGACACGAGCCGGCACGACCTGGAGGGCGGCGCCACCTACCTCCTCGACCCGAACACCCAGCTCGACGTCAACTTCGGTGCGGGCGTGCACCCTGCCGGCAACGACACCTTCTTCGTGGGCCTGGGCGTGGCCCGTCGTCTCTGA
- a CDS encoding shikimate dehydrogenase: MMPDAHTRLVFLLGDPVEHSLSPRMHNAAFRHQGLNWVYLAARVPADALPEAVRGLRALGAAGANVTLPHKQAVVPLMDTLSPAAEAVGAVNTIVVRPGDDGRPRLHGDNTDVAGFLAPLEPRAADLSGQPMTVLGAGGAARAVVYALLRAFRPARLTVVARSPERARPWLDAFARHDPDASLTLASPQAARDAVRASRLVVNATPAGMHPHVDQTPWPYPDDFTEQHLVYDLIYTPERTRLLREAAARGAATLGGLDMLIGQAAAAYRQWTGQPMPLDVVRAALRTGS, from the coding sequence ATGATGCCGGACGCTCACACCCGCCTCGTCTTCCTGCTCGGCGATCCCGTCGAGCATTCCCTCTCGCCCCGGATGCACAACGCGGCGTTCCGTCACCAGGGATTGAACTGGGTGTACCTGGCCGCCCGCGTGCCGGCCGACGCCCTGCCGGAGGCCGTGCGGGGCCTGCGGGCGCTGGGCGCGGCCGGGGCCAACGTGACGCTGCCCCACAAGCAGGCCGTCGTGCCCCTGATGGACACGCTCTCGCCCGCAGCCGAGGCCGTCGGCGCCGTCAACACCATCGTCGTCCGCCCCGGCGACGACGGCCGCCCCCGGCTCCACGGCGACAACACCGACGTGGCGGGCTTCCTGGCCCCCCTCGAGCCACGGGCAGCCGACCTGTCGGGACAGCCCATGACCGTCCTCGGAGCCGGCGGAGCTGCCCGCGCCGTCGTCTATGCCCTGCTGCGGGCGTTCCGCCCCGCCCGGCTGACCGTCGTGGCCCGCTCCCCCGAACGCGCCCGGCCCTGGCTCGACGCCTTCGCCCGCCACGACCCGGACGCCTCCCTCACCCTGGCGTCCCCGCAGGCGGCCCGCGACGCCGTGCGCGCGAGCCGGCTGGTCGTCAATGCCACCCCGGCCGGCATGCACCCGCACGTCGACCAGACCCCCTGGCCCTACCCTGACGACTTCACCGAGCAACACCTCGTCTACGATCTCATCTACACCCCGGAGCGGACGCGCCTGCTCCGCGAGGCCGCCGCCCGCGGCGCCGCCACCCTGGGCGGGCTCGACATGCTCATCGGCCAGGCCGCCGCCGCCTACCGGCAATGGACCGGCCAGCCGATGCCGCTCGACGTGGTGCGGGCCGCACTCCGAACCGGAAGCTGA
- a CDS encoding HDOD domain-containing protein: MEVAARTSSPQSLGSLELQCPPLPHTLLEALELMHQPEGLQMDRVIRMVENDPGVTTRVLKVVNSAYYGQRGQITSARRAVLVLGSVSVTGLVMSMGLHEMRHDLDASTAGPFLHLVRHSIATAFLARHMLAHEEGPDVSLKDRPGDAYTAGLLHDFGKLILLYNHPAEAAHLYLEAQKGKICASNVLAKERERFGYDHVETGVYLTRRMKFPAVLTAAIAWHHSDEVAGDLDPETRHLVYLVQAANRAAAALGFSSNCPVPCEQCAADPIWSRLVEERVVAHPDVETLQADLQAVQPALTEYIDLIT, from the coding sequence ATGGAAGTCGCCGCAAGAACCTCATCGCCCCAGTCACTGGGTTCGCTGGAGCTGCAATGCCCCCCGTTGCCCCACACACTGCTCGAAGCCCTGGAGTTGATGCACCAGCCGGAAGGCCTGCAGATGGACCGGGTGATCCGGATGGTGGAAAATGATCCGGGCGTGACGACGCGCGTGCTGAAGGTGGTCAACTCGGCCTATTACGGGCAACGCGGCCAGATCACCAGCGCCCGGCGGGCCGTGCTGGTCCTCGGCTCGGTGTCCGTCACGGGCCTCGTCATGAGCATGGGGCTGCACGAGATGCGTCACGACCTCGACGCCAGCACAGCCGGGCCGTTCCTGCACCTCGTGCGACACAGCATCGCCACCGCCTTCCTGGCCCGGCACATGCTCGCCCACGAGGAAGGACCGGACGTCTCGCTCAAAGACCGGCCCGGCGACGCCTACACGGCCGGCCTCCTGCACGACTTCGGCAAGCTGATCCTCCTCTACAACCACCCCGCCGAGGCGGCCCATCTGTACCTCGAAGCCCAGAAGGGAAAAATCTGCGCGTCGAACGTCCTCGCAAAGGAACGTGAGCGCTTTGGGTACGACCACGTGGAAACGGGGGTTTACCTGACCCGCCGGATGAAATTCCCCGCGGTGTTGACGGCGGCCATCGCCTGGCATCACAGCGACGAGGTCGCCGGCGACCTCGACCCGGAGACGCGGCACCTGGTCTACCTCGTGCAGGCCGCCAACCGGGCCGCCGCGGCGCTCGGCTTCTCCAGCAACTGCCCGGTCCCCTGCGAGCAATGTGCCGCCGACCCGATCTGGTCCCGCCTGGTCGAGGAGCGCGTCGTGGCCCACCCCGACGTGGAGACGCTCCAGGCCGACCTGCAGGCCGTCCAGCCCGCCCTGACGGAGTACATCGACCTGATCACCTGA
- a CDS encoding aromatic ring-hydroxylating oxygenase subunit alpha, translating to MTVSVPPGLTARDLHVEPLERAETIPARWYTAPAFHAFDREAVLARRWQYAGHVSRLPDPGTYLCADVAGRPVVIVRDREGTLRAFYNVCRHRGGPLAMDACGHLHKGVLQCQYHGWTYRLDGSLRGVPRFDRTDLFDKRDYGLVPVALAEWDGLLFVHLAADPQPPIEEVIAGIGARIAPQRLATKTFYRRDVYDVACNWKVYVDNYLEGYHIPLVHPELCQVLDYRAYVTETARYHSLQYSPIRDGEQQYGAAEGDAYYYFLFPNMMLNILPGRLQVNLVEPLAPDRCRVIFDYYYDDVASPEARRAIERDLAFSDRVQQEDIAICEHVQRGLASGAYDRGRFSAECEEGVYHFQTLLKEAYAEALANTPAEAGP from the coding sequence ATGACCGTCTCCGTTCCGCCTGGCCTGACGGCCCGCGACCTGCACGTCGAGCCGCTCGAACGCGCCGAGACCATCCCGGCCCGCTGGTACACCGCCCCGGCCTTCCACGCCTTCGACCGCGAGGCCGTTCTGGCCCGGCGCTGGCAGTATGCCGGGCACGTGAGCCGCCTGCCCGATCCCGGCACCTACCTCTGCGCCGACGTAGCGGGGCGGCCGGTCGTCATCGTCCGCGACCGCGAGGGCACGCTCCGCGCCTTCTACAACGTGTGCCGCCACCGGGGCGGCCCGCTGGCCATGGACGCCTGCGGGCACCTCCACAAGGGCGTCCTCCAGTGCCAGTACCACGGCTGGACCTACCGCCTCGACGGCTCCCTCCGCGGCGTCCCCCGCTTCGACCGCACCGACCTGTTCGACAAACGCGACTACGGCCTCGTGCCCGTTGCCCTGGCCGAATGGGACGGCCTCCTCTTCGTCCATCTTGCCGCTGATCCGCAACCGCCCATCGAGGAGGTCATCGCCGGGATCGGCGCGCGCATCGCCCCGCAACGCCTGGCGACGAAGACGTTCTACCGCCGCGACGTCTACGACGTCGCCTGCAACTGGAAGGTGTACGTGGACAACTACCTGGAGGGGTATCACATCCCGCTCGTCCACCCCGAACTGTGCCAGGTGCTCGACTACCGGGCCTACGTCACCGAGACGGCCCGGTACCATTCGCTCCAGTACAGCCCCATCCGCGACGGCGAACAGCAGTATGGCGCCGCCGAGGGCGACGCCTACTACTATTTCCTCTTCCCTAACATGATGCTCAACATCCTGCCGGGCCGGCTGCAGGTGAACCTCGTCGAGCCGCTGGCCCCCGACCGCTGCCGGGTAATCTTCGACTATTACTACGACGACGTCGCCTCGCCCGAAGCCCGGCGGGCTATCGAGCGCGACCTGGCCTTCAGCGACCGGGTGCAGCAGGAGGACATCGCCATCTGCGAGCACGTGCAGCGCGGGCTGGCGTCCGGCGCCTACGACCGGGGCCGTTTCTCCGCCGAATGTGAGGAAGGGGTCTACCACTTCCAGACGCTCCTGAAGGAAGCGTACGCGGAGGCCCTGGCGAACACGCCGGCGGAGGCGGGCCCATGA
- the pgeF gene encoding peptidoglycan editing factor PgeF produces the protein MTAPVLLRPALFDGVPGLAAAFTTRHGGVSAPPYASLNLGLSTDDDPAHVHENRRRVAAALGFAPEALALAGQVHGAAVRVVTTPGLYPGFDGLVTATPGLLLGITAADCAAVLLADPDAGVVGACHAGWRGAVAGVVPATLDALRTLGARPERIRAYIGPCISARHFEVGPEVAARFDAAFVLRTPGQKPHVDLKAAVEAQLRQGGVPAQAIEVSPRCTYAETHTFFSHRAERGRTGRMMGLIGLRA, from the coding sequence ATGACGGCGCCGGTGCTCCTTCGCCCCGCCCTCTTCGACGGCGTGCCCGGCCTGGCAGCCGCCTTCACCACGCGCCACGGCGGCGTGAGCGCCCCGCCCTACGCCTCGCTCAACCTGGGCCTGAGCACCGACGACGACCCGGCGCACGTGCACGAGAACCGCCGGCGGGTAGCCGCGGCGCTGGGGTTCGCCCCGGAGGCCCTCGCCCTGGCCGGGCAGGTACACGGCGCGGCGGTGCGCGTGGTGACGACGCCGGGCCTCTACCCCGGCTTCGACGGGCTGGTGACGGCCACGCCGGGGCTGCTGCTGGGCATCACCGCCGCCGACTGCGCGGCCGTCCTCCTGGCCGACCCCGACGCGGGCGTGGTGGGGGCCTGCCATGCCGGCTGGCGCGGCGCCGTGGCCGGGGTGGTGCCGGCCACACTCGACGCCCTGCGCACCCTCGGCGCCCGCCCCGAACGCATCCGGGCCTACATCGGCCCCTGCATCTCCGCACGGCACTTCGAGGTGGGCCCCGAGGTGGCCGCCCGGTTCGACGCGGCGTTCGTCCTCCGCACGCCGGGGCAAAAGCCGCACGTGGATCTGAAAGCGGCGGTGGAAGCGCAGCTCCGGCAGGGCGGCGTCCCCGCGCAGGCCATCGAGGTGTCGCCGCGCTGCACCTATGCCGAAACGCACACCTTCTTTTCCCACCGGGCCGAGCGTGGCCGTACCGGCCGGATGATGGGCCTGATCGGACTCCGGGCGTGA
- a CDS encoding transposase, protein MDWQYTLIHLFLHVCEQYQRRLCVVAQRLSNNHAPAFSDEEVLTVYLFGLMQQRRTLTDIYAYTRDHLMAFFPKLPSYVAFVQRLNRLADAFPLLVEAALEACPRQSSGERPAERSGEPTDYIIDSFPVVMAQQKRSAWARVAPHIAGKGFCASKNLYFYGVKVHVVARRRPGTMPLPLYIGLAPGPANDLTVARQILPRLHEGRLFADKIYADRELGERLAAEQNLHLCTPVKKRKGQTDVLLTEKVYSRRVSQRRQPIESLFNWIEQKTGIEVASKVRSFEGLLVHVFGRLAAAMWILAFYP, encoded by the coding sequence ATGGACTGGCAATATACGCTCATTCATCTGTTCCTCCACGTCTGTGAGCAGTATCAGCGCCGCCTCTGCGTCGTTGCCCAGCGCCTGAGCAACAACCACGCGCCGGCCTTCTCCGATGAAGAAGTCCTCACCGTCTACCTCTTCGGGCTCATGCAGCAGCGCCGCACGCTGACCGACATCTACGCCTACACCCGCGACCACCTGATGGCCTTCTTCCCCAAACTGCCCTCCTACGTCGCCTTCGTGCAGCGCCTCAACCGGCTGGCCGATGCCTTCCCCCTGCTGGTCGAAGCAGCCCTGGAGGCATGTCCGCGCCAGTCCTCTGGTGAGCGACCTGCAGAGCGCTCTGGTGAACCAACCGATTACATCATCGACTCTTTTCCGGTCGTGATGGCCCAGCAGAAGCGCTCGGCCTGGGCCAGGGTCGCTCCGCACATCGCCGGCAAAGGCTTCTGCGCCTCGAAGAACCTGTATTTCTACGGCGTCAAGGTACATGTCGTCGCACGGCGGCGTCCCGGCACGATGCCGCTGCCGCTCTACATCGGACTGGCTCCCGGCCCGGCCAATGACCTGACCGTGGCCCGACAGATCCTACCGCGCCTGCACGAGGGGCGTCTCTTTGCCGATAAGATCTACGCCGACCGTGAGCTAGGCGAGCGCCTGGCAGCCGAGCAGAACCTGCACCTGTGCACGCCGGTGAAGAAGCGCAAGGGGCAGACCGATGTGCTGCTGACCGAGAAGGTGTACTCGCGGCGGGTCAGTCAGCGCCGGCAGCCGATCGAGTCGCTGTTCAATTGGATCGAGCAGAAGACGGGCATCGAGGTGGCCTCGAAGGTGCGTTCGTTCGAGGGCCTCTTGGTGCACGTCTTCGGGCGGCTAGCCGCGGCGATGTGGATCCTCGCGTTCTACCCTTAA